One window from the genome of Hoplias malabaricus isolate fHopMal1 chromosome X2, fHopMal1.hap1, whole genome shotgun sequence encodes:
- the LOC136676280 gene encoding insulin-like growth factor II: MEEQPRAQLSLCSACRRINKQKATMPSWSCVWLFAVAVALSSSPASAETLCGGELVDTLQFVCEESGFYFSRPYRSNSRRPHKGIVEECCFRSCDLSLLQQYCAKPAKSQRDLSTNSPQVIPVLQTLHKENPKKSINVRFSKYEVWQQKAQRLRRGLPNILRARQFRWQAENVQAQEETDLHQPLMTVPNRHPPMLPRSHSHVSHN, from the exons ATGGAGGAACAGCCCCGAGCCCAGCTCTCGCTCTGCAGCGCGTGCAGGAGGATCAACAAGCAGAAAGCAACG ATGCCTTCATGGAGCTGTGTTTGGCTCTTTGCGGTGGCAGTGGCACTGAGTTCGTCACCAGCCTCTGCGGAGACGCTGTGTGGAGGAGAACTGGTGGACACTCTGCAGTTCGTGTGTGAAGAAAGTGGCTTTTATTTCA GCCGGCCCTACAGATCAAACAGCCGCCGACCTCACAAAGGGATAGTGGAGGAATGCTGCTTTCGGAGCTGTGATCTGAGTTTGCTGCAGCAGTATTGTGCGAAGCCGGCTAAGTCACAGCGAGATCTCTCTACAAATTCACCGCAGGTCATCCCAGTGTTACAAACTCTTCACAAG GAAAACCCAAAGAAATCTATTAATGTGAGGTTCTCCAAATACGAGGTGTGGCAACAGAAGGCTCAAAGGCTGAGGAGAGGGCTCCCTAACATCCTCCGTGCGCGACAGTTCAGGTGGCAGGCCGAGAATGTCCAAGCCCAGGAGGAAACTGACCTACATCAGCCTCTGATGACCGTGCCCAACAGACACCCACCAATGCTGCCACGCTCTCACAGCCACGTCAGCCACAACTGA